Proteins from a single region of Halorubrum sp. 2020YC2:
- a CDS encoding aminopeptidase: protein MDERVREHAAVLVDWSARVEAGDDVVVSVAEDAHELGVAVAEALGERGANVTTLYGSDEVSRAYLKGVEARVEGEGDGGDENDDADAAVETDDFDSDPAVDRAMFEAADAYLRIGGGRNTTATADVDRPTRQAYAKARQGVREARMDTDWVSTVHPTRSLAQQAGMAYEEYQEFIYDAVLRDWESLADEMAKMKDVLDAGETVRIVTERDGAPDTDVQMSIAGRTAVNSAASVAYDSHNLPSGEVFTAPYDTDGEVFFDVPMTIDATRVRNVHLSFEEGEVVDFSAEAGEGALADILDTDAGARRLGELGIGMNRGIDRFTDSILFDEKMGDTVHLAVGRAYDACLPDGESGNDSAVHVDMISDVSADSRMEVDGEVVQRNGTFRWEEGFEE from the coding sequence ATGGACGAACGCGTACGCGAGCACGCCGCGGTGCTCGTCGACTGGAGCGCGCGGGTCGAGGCCGGGGACGACGTGGTCGTCAGCGTCGCGGAGGACGCCCACGAACTGGGCGTCGCGGTCGCCGAGGCGCTCGGCGAGCGCGGGGCGAACGTCACGACGCTGTACGGGTCCGACGAGGTCTCCCGGGCCTACCTGAAGGGCGTCGAGGCGAGGGTCGAGGGCGAGGGCGACGGCGGCGATGAGAACGACGACGCCGATGCCGCGGTCGAGACCGACGACTTCGATTCCGACCCCGCCGTCGACCGCGCGATGTTCGAAGCCGCCGACGCCTACCTCCGGATCGGCGGCGGGCGCAACACCACCGCGACCGCCGACGTCGACCGGCCGACGCGGCAGGCGTACGCGAAGGCCCGGCAGGGCGTCCGCGAGGCGCGGATGGACACCGACTGGGTGTCGACGGTCCACCCGACGCGGAGCCTCGCCCAGCAGGCCGGGATGGCCTACGAGGAGTATCAAGAGTTCATCTACGACGCCGTCCTCCGCGACTGGGAGTCGCTGGCCGACGAGATGGCGAAGATGAAAGACGTCCTGGACGCGGGCGAGACGGTCCGGATCGTCACCGAGCGCGACGGCGCCCCCGACACCGACGTTCAGATGTCGATCGCGGGTCGGACCGCGGTCAACTCCGCGGCCTCCGTCGCGTACGACTCGCACAACCTCCCGAGCGGCGAGGTGTTCACCGCCCCCTACGACACCGACGGCGAGGTCTTCTTCGACGTGCCGATGACCATCGACGCGACCCGCGTCCGGAACGTTCACCTCTCGTTCGAGGAGGGGGAAGTCGTCGACTTCTCCGCCGAGGCCGGCGAGGGGGCGCTCGCGGACATCCTCGACACCGACGCGGGCGCGCGGCGGCTGGGCGAACTCGGTATCGGGATGAACCGCGGCATCGACCGCTTCACCGACTCGATCCTCTTCGACGAGAAGATGGGCGACACCGTCCACCTCGCGGTCGGCCGCGCCTACGACGCCTGCCTGCCCGACGGCGAGTCCGGTAACGACAGCGCGGTCCACGTCGACATGATATCGGACGTGAGCGCGGACTCCCGGATGGAAGTCGACGGCGAGGTCGTCCAGCGGAACGGGACGTTCCGGTGGGAAGAGGGGTTCGAGGAGTAA
- the hisG gene encoding ATP phosphoribosyltransferase gives MRIAVPNKGRLHEPTLSLLERAGLHVEETADRQLYADTVDEDVTVLFARAADIPEYVRDGAADLGVTGLDQAAESGGVVDAAGEAADGDLVDLLDLGYGSCKLVLAAPEDGDVSAVEDLTGETVATEFPNVTREYLDRVDVDADVVTVTGATELTPHVDMADAIVDITSTGTTLKVNRLAVIDDVLDSSVRLFARPDVVDDAKVEQVVTAFESVLAADGRRYLMMNAPKDRLDEVKDVIPGLGGPTVMDVEADADGNGMVAVHAVVDERDVFETISELRSVGATGILVTEIERLVE, from the coding sequence ATGCGCATCGCCGTCCCCAACAAGGGCCGCCTGCACGAGCCGACGCTCTCGCTGTTAGAGCGCGCGGGGCTCCACGTCGAGGAGACCGCCGACCGACAGCTGTACGCCGACACCGTCGACGAGGACGTGACGGTGCTTTTCGCGCGGGCGGCCGACATCCCCGAGTACGTCCGCGACGGCGCGGCCGACCTCGGGGTCACCGGCCTCGATCAGGCGGCCGAGTCGGGCGGCGTCGTCGACGCCGCGGGGGAGGCGGCCGACGGCGACCTCGTCGACCTGCTCGATTTGGGGTACGGCTCCTGTAAGCTCGTTCTCGCCGCGCCCGAGGACGGCGACGTCTCGGCCGTCGAGGACCTGACCGGGGAGACGGTCGCCACCGAGTTCCCGAACGTCACCCGCGAGTACCTCGACCGCGTGGACGTCGACGCCGACGTGGTCACCGTGACGGGCGCGACGGAGCTGACCCCCCACGTCGACATGGCCGACGCCATCGTCGACATCACCTCGACCGGGACGACGCTGAAGGTGAACCGGCTGGCGGTGATCGACGACGTGCTCGACTCCTCGGTGCGGCTGTTCGCCCGTCCGGACGTGGTCGACGACGCGAAGGTCGAGCAGGTCGTGACCGCCTTCGAGTCCGTCCTCGCGGCGGACGGCCGGCGCTACCTGATGATGAACGCGCCGAAGGACCGGCTCGACGAGGTGAAAGACGTGATCCCCGGGCTGGGCGGCCCGACCGTGATGGACGTGGAGGCCGACGCGGACGGCAACGGGATGGTGGCGGTCCACGCCGTCGTCGACGAGCGCGACGTGTTCGAGACCATCTCGGAACTGCGGTCGGTCGGCGCGACCGGCATCCTCGTCACCGAGATCGAACGGCTCGTGGAGTGA
- a CDS encoding GIY-YIG nuclease family protein: MADHHVYVIECADGTLYTGYTTDVERRVAEHDAGEGAKYTRGRTPVTLRHVESFDSKSAAMSREYAIKSLSRAEKERLVEDDPEDGDES, from the coding sequence GTGGCCGACCACCACGTGTACGTGATCGAGTGCGCCGACGGCACCCTCTACACCGGGTACACGACCGACGTGGAGCGACGCGTCGCGGAACACGACGCCGGGGAGGGCGCGAAGTACACCCGCGGCCGGACCCCGGTCACCCTGCGTCACGTCGAGTCGTTCGACTCGAAGTCGGCGGCGATGTCGAGGGAGTACGCGATAAAGTCGCTGTCGCGCGCCGAGAAGGAGCGGTTGGTCGAAGACGACCCCGAGGACGGCGACGAAAGCTGA
- the larB gene encoding nickel pincer cofactor biosynthesis protein LarB, which yields MRETLAALEAGEIGVEEAESRLAGYATTDAGRFDAARERRRGIPEAILAEGKTPAEVAALATTALETTGRALVTRADEATAAAVASAAGDGDATVDRDDRTGTVVARAADFEPPSLDAAVAVVAAGTADAPVAGEAAVVAREIGAAVDRVDDVGVANLDRILDQVDRVREADAVIVAAGREGALPTVVAGLVDAPVIALPVSTGYGVGGEGVAALEGALQSCSVLTTVNVDAGFVAGAQAGLIARAVDAARPE from the coding sequence ATGCGAGAGACGTTAGCGGCGCTCGAAGCGGGCGAGATAGGCGTCGAGGAGGCGGAGTCGCGGCTCGCGGGCTACGCGACCACGGACGCGGGGCGGTTCGACGCCGCCCGCGAGCGGCGGCGCGGGATCCCGGAGGCGATCCTCGCGGAGGGGAAGACGCCCGCGGAGGTCGCCGCGCTGGCGACGACCGCGCTCGAAACCACCGGGCGGGCGCTGGTGACGCGCGCGGACGAGGCGACGGCGGCGGCGGTCGCGTCGGCGGCAGGCGACGGGGACGCGACGGTCGACCGCGACGACCGCACGGGGACCGTCGTCGCGCGCGCCGCCGACTTCGAGCCGCCGTCGCTCGACGCCGCGGTCGCGGTCGTGGCCGCCGGCACCGCGGACGCGCCCGTCGCCGGCGAGGCGGCGGTCGTCGCCCGCGAAATCGGGGCGGCGGTCGACCGGGTCGACGACGTCGGCGTCGCCAACCTCGACCGAATCTTAGACCAGGTCGACCGGGTCCGCGAGGCCGACGCCGTGATCGTCGCGGCGGGCCGCGAGGGCGCGCTCCCGACCGTCGTCGCCGGGCTCGTCGACGCGCCCGTGATCGCGCTCCCCGTCTCGACCGGGTACGGCGTCGGCGGCGAGGGCGTCGCGGCGCTTGAGGGCGCGCTCCAGTCGTGTTCGGTGCTCACGACGGTCAACGTCGACGCCGGGTTCGTCGCCGGCGCGCAGGCCGGGCTGATAGCCCGCGCGGTCGACGCGGCGCGGCCGGAGTGA
- a CDS encoding DUF1931 family protein, with translation MADLIVKAAVKEALDDKNVASDFYDALDDEVDELLEDAARRAEANDRKTVQPRDL, from the coding sequence ATGGCAGACCTCATTGTCAAAGCGGCCGTCAAGGAAGCCCTGGACGACAAGAACGTCGCTTCGGACTTCTACGACGCGCTGGACGACGAAGTGGACGAGCTGCTCGAAGACGCCGCGCGCCGCGCCGAGGCCAACGACCGGAAGACGGTCCAGCCGCGCGACCTCTAA
- the rpiA gene encoding ribose-5-phosphate isomerase RpiA has protein sequence MKTSGGSDAMKRRAGESAAEAVSDGDVVGLGTGSTAAHAIRRLGDRADAGLDIRGVSTSFASRELAADRGIPLLDLDEAVGPDGPGIDLAIDGADQVATGVEGGDAREAGGALIKGGGAAHAREKLVDAAADRFLVVADPSKESPRLDRPIPVEALPAGRTAVAAAVREAGGEPTLRRAERKDGPVVTDNGNLVLDCAFGEIADPAALSTALSAVPGAVEHGLFVGLADEVHVGTESGVRVDEV, from the coding sequence ATGAAGACGAGCGGCGGGAGCGACGCGATGAAGCGACGCGCCGGCGAGTCGGCGGCCGAGGCCGTCTCCGACGGCGACGTGGTCGGACTGGGGACCGGGTCGACGGCGGCGCACGCGATCCGGCGGCTCGGGGACCGGGCCGACGCCGGTCTCGATATTCGGGGGGTTTCCACCTCCTTCGCGAGCCGCGAACTCGCCGCCGACCGCGGGATCCCCCTGCTCGACCTCGACGAGGCGGTCGGCCCGGACGGCCCGGGGATCGACCTCGCCATCGACGGGGCGGATCAGGTGGCGACGGGCGTCGAGGGAGGCGACGCCCGCGAGGCCGGCGGCGCGCTGATAAAGGGCGGCGGCGCGGCCCACGCCCGCGAGAAGCTCGTCGACGCCGCGGCGGACCGGTTCCTCGTCGTCGCGGACCCCTCGAAGGAGTCGCCCCGGCTCGACCGGCCGATCCCGGTCGAGGCGCTCCCCGCGGGGCGGACCGCCGTCGCCGCGGCGGTCCGGGAGGCGGGCGGCGAGCCGACGCTGCGGCGCGCAGAGCGGAAGGACGGACCGGTCGTGACCGACAACGGGAACCTCGTCCTCGACTGCGCGTTCGGGGAGATAGCCGACCCCGCCGCCCTGTCGACGGCGCTGTCCGCGGTTCCGGGCGCCGTCGAACACGGGCTCTTCGTCGGGCTCGCTGACGAGGTCCACGTCGGGACGGAGTCGGGCGTTCGGGTGGACGAGGTCTGA
- a CDS encoding ORC1-type DNA replication protein, translated as MTGDGGDMLSWDESVFRDESVFEIDHVPETFRHRESQLENLKYALRPAVRGSRPLNTMVRGPPGTGKTTAVQKLFGELGARTEVRTVRVNCQVDSTRYAVFSRLFEGIFEYEPPSSGISFKKLFGQITDRLVEEDEVLVVALDDVNYLFYDNEASDTLYSLLRAHEAHSGAKIGVIVVSSDLGLDVIDDLDTRVQSVFRPEEVYFPVYDATEIYDILAERAKRGFHEGVIGDAELERVADLTAESGDLRVGIDLLRRAGLNAEMRASKTVSEEDVEDAYDKSKHVHLSRSLRGLSESERDLVRVLAEHDGERAGAVYDAFNDETDLGYTRYSEIINKLDQLGVIDAEYADVDGRGRSRELSLAYDAEAVLDRLE; from the coding sequence ATGACCGGGGACGGCGGGGACATGCTCTCGTGGGACGAGTCGGTGTTCCGCGACGAGTCGGTGTTCGAGATCGACCACGTCCCCGAGACGTTCCGCCACCGCGAGAGCCAGCTTGAGAACCTCAAGTACGCGCTCCGCCCCGCGGTCCGCGGCTCCCGCCCGCTCAACACGATGGTCCGCGGCCCGCCCGGGACCGGCAAGACCACCGCCGTCCAGAAGCTGTTCGGGGAGCTGGGCGCCCGGACCGAGGTGCGGACGGTCCGGGTCAACTGTCAGGTCGACTCGACGCGCTACGCGGTGTTCTCCCGGCTGTTCGAGGGGATCTTCGAGTACGAACCCCCCTCCTCGGGCATCTCCTTCAAGAAGCTGTTCGGCCAGATCACCGACCGGCTCGTCGAGGAGGACGAAGTCTTGGTCGTCGCCTTAGACGACGTGAACTACCTCTTCTACGACAACGAGGCGTCCGACACCCTGTACTCGCTGCTCCGCGCCCACGAGGCGCACTCCGGTGCGAAGATCGGCGTCATCGTCGTCTCCTCCGACCTCGGACTCGACGTGATCGACGACCTCGACACCCGGGTCCAGTCCGTCTTCCGCCCGGAGGAGGTGTACTTCCCCGTCTACGACGCCACCGAGATATACGACATCCTCGCCGAGCGCGCCAAGCGCGGCTTCCACGAGGGCGTCATCGGTGACGCCGAACTGGAGCGCGTCGCGGACCTCACCGCCGAGAGCGGCGACCTCCGGGTCGGGATCGACCTCCTGCGCCGGGCGGGGCTGAACGCCGAGATGCGCGCCTCGAAGACCGTCTCCGAGGAGGACGTCGAGGACGCGTACGACAAGTCGAAACACGTCCACCTCTCGCGGTCGCTCCGCGGCCTCTCGGAGTCCGAGCGCGACCTCGTCCGCGTCCTCGCCGAACACGACGGCGAGCGCGCCGGCGCGGTGTACGACGCGTTCAACGACGAGACCGACCTCGGCTACACCCGCTACTCCGAGATCATCAACAAGCTCGACCAGCTCGGCGTGATCGACGCCGAGTACGCCGACGTCGACGGCCGCGGCCGCTCGCGCGAGCTCTCCTTAGCGTACGACGCCGAGGCGGTGTTGGACCGACTGGAGTGA
- a CDS encoding methyltransferase domain-containing protein, which translates to MYWLELAGETDAFAAREAATAATGVELLAPGIARTGGIDAAHVRRLAYTRAAHEAVAWTDADVDAAVAALRAAPLDRAGSVAVRARDVRGTSGVSTERAERELGGVLVDRGFDVDLDDPDHVLRALFSAGERADHDAVAGADGGDADRCALGWVAVEGARDFAPKPTDRPFFQPGSMAPADARAYANLAGAAPGRTLLDPMCGTGGLPLEAGLVGADAVACDAQAKMVRGARENLREYLGIPGTDDSPDWHVARGDATALPFPDNAVDGVAFDAPYGRQSKIARHELADLVAGALSEAARVAPRAVIVADRDWRGPARDAGWTVDAAFERRVHRSLTRHVLVLRRGDARGIRGDATRIEAAATGLSADRE; encoded by the coding sequence GTGTACTGGCTCGAACTCGCCGGCGAGACCGACGCCTTCGCCGCGCGCGAGGCCGCGACCGCGGCCACCGGCGTCGAACTCCTCGCGCCGGGCATCGCGCGCACCGGCGGTATCGACGCCGCCCACGTCCGCAGGCTCGCGTACACCCGCGCCGCGCACGAGGCGGTCGCGTGGACCGACGCCGACGTCGACGCCGCGGTCGCCGCGCTCCGGGCCGCGCCGCTCGACCGCGCCGGGAGCGTCGCGGTCCGCGCCCGGGACGTCCGGGGCACGTCCGGCGTCTCGACGGAGCGGGCCGAGCGCGAACTCGGCGGCGTCCTCGTCGACCGCGGGTTCGACGTCGACCTCGACGACCCCGACCACGTCCTCCGTGCGCTCTTCTCGGCCGGGGAGCGCGCCGACCACGATGCCGTGGCCGGCGCCGACGGCGGCGACGCGGATCGCTGCGCGCTCGGGTGGGTCGCGGTCGAGGGCGCCCGCGACTTCGCCCCCAAGCCCACGGACCGCCCCTTCTTCCAGCCGGGGAGCATGGCCCCGGCGGACGCCCGCGCCTACGCCAACCTCGCGGGCGCCGCCCCCGGGCGGACCCTGCTCGACCCGATGTGCGGCACCGGCGGCCTTCCCCTCGAAGCGGGCCTCGTCGGCGCCGACGCCGTCGCCTGCGACGCGCAGGCGAAGATGGTCCGCGGCGCGCGGGAGAACCTCCGGGAGTACCTCGGTATCCCCGGAACCGACGACTCGCCCGACTGGCACGTCGCGCGCGGCGACGCGACCGCCCTCCCCTTTCCGGACAACGCGGTCGACGGGGTCGCGTTCGACGCCCCCTATGGCCGGCAGTCGAAGATCGCCCGCCACGAGCTGGCGGACCTCGTCGCGGGCGCGCTCTCCGAGGCAGCCCGGGTCGCGCCGCGCGCGGTGATCGTCGCGGACCGCGACTGGCGCGGCCCCGCCCGCGACGCCGGCTGGACCGTCGACGCCGCGTTCGAGCGCCGCGTCCACCGGTCGCTGACGCGACACGTGCTGGTGTTGCGCCGGGGGGACGCGAGGGGAATCCGAGGGGACGCGACCAGGATCGAGGCCGCCGCGACCGGTCTCTCGGCGGACCGAGAGTGA
- a CDS encoding TATA-box-binding protein, which produces MTADPKETITVENVVASTGIGQELDLQSVAMDLEGADYDPEQFPGLVYRTTDPKSAALIFRSGKIVCTGASSIEAVHGSLDIVFEELRALQIPIEDPEVTVQNIVTSADLGESLNLNAIAIGLGLEHIEYEPEQFPGLVYRLDEPEVVALLFGSGKVVVTGGTSPEDAAAAVDVIVEELNGLGLLN; this is translated from the coding sequence ATGACGGCCGATCCGAAGGAGACGATCACCGTAGAGAACGTCGTTGCCTCCACGGGGATCGGACAGGAGCTCGATCTCCAGAGCGTCGCGATGGACCTCGAGGGCGCCGACTACGACCCCGAGCAGTTCCCCGGACTCGTCTACCGCACCACCGACCCGAAGTCGGCCGCGCTGATCTTTCGGTCCGGGAAGATCGTCTGCACCGGCGCGAGCTCGATCGAGGCGGTCCACGGGAGCCTCGACATCGTGTTCGAGGAGCTCCGCGCGCTCCAGATCCCGATCGAGGACCCGGAGGTCACGGTCCAGAACATCGTCACCTCCGCTGACTTAGGCGAGAGCCTGAACCTGAACGCGATCGCGATCGGGCTGGGCTTAGAGCACATCGAGTACGAGCCGGAGCAGTTCCCGGGGCTCGTCTACCGCCTCGACGAACCGGAGGTCGTCGCGCTGCTGTTCGGCAGCGGCAAGGTGGTCGTCACCGGCGGGACGAGCCCCGAGGACGCCGCGGCCGCCGTCGACGTGATAGTCGAGGAGCTGAACGGGCTGGGTCTGCTGAACTGA
- a CDS encoding ATP-dependent DNA helicase — translation MSESPHLRFFPYEEPYPNQREAMDRVANALDRGQDVLFEGAPGTGKTLSALVPALEHAREHDRTVVITTNVHQQMRQFVEDARAITREEPIRAVVFKGKSSMCHIDVDYQECQTLRDTTREMVETESEVRELESRQRELLAESREGDAGAAEAREAIMEELDELEEEIDEYEAANVCEHYRNNLTRDTEEFFGWLFEDVRTPDDVYEYADERELCGYELLKEGMEGVDLVVCNYHHLLDPNIREQFFRWIDRDPSEIITVFDEAHNIEDAARDHATRTLTENTLDAALDELADSDDSRAAPAENVIRAFRDALVETYEDALGFGGVDENWEDLSVANDDRRDDLTLAFLRNYEGNGIDAETELAVQLGQAIDEEYERRYRDGEATTRSESQTLAAARFVATWMDEGAEFGQYPVVSVRRDAGTDEVYGRAELYTCIPRSVTSELFDEVAASVLMSATLRPFDVTEDVLGLEDVASMAYGMGYPEENRRTFAADVPPLFASDRNDPETQEAVSSLLRDAIRFTPGNTLAFFPSYAEAERYHERLTGASGGSGPSGGGDARREPGGGDDADLGPIYLDGPGEDEERLRSEFVESDGAALFTSLWGTLGEGVSFDGDDARTVVVVGVPYPHLSDRTEAVQDAYDRAFADRDGSRDPGWMYAVEIPTIRKTRQALGRVIRGPDDFGVRILADRRYTTADMGKYSVRSAFPPEEREELLDVDPEKLKFATLNFYQDHDAYDGPPPSP, via the coding sequence GTGTCAGAGTCGCCGCACCTGCGGTTCTTCCCGTACGAGGAGCCGTACCCGAATCAGCGCGAGGCGATGGACAGGGTCGCCAACGCGCTGGACCGCGGGCAGGACGTGCTGTTCGAGGGCGCGCCCGGGACGGGGAAGACCCTCTCCGCGCTCGTGCCCGCCTTGGAACACGCCCGCGAGCACGACCGGACGGTCGTCATCACGACCAACGTCCACCAGCAGATGCGGCAGTTCGTCGAGGACGCCCGCGCGATCACCCGCGAGGAGCCGATCCGCGCGGTCGTATTTAAAGGAAAGTCGTCGATGTGCCACATCGACGTCGACTACCAGGAGTGTCAGACCCTCCGGGACACCACCCGCGAGATGGTGGAGACGGAGAGCGAGGTGCGCGAGCTGGAGTCGCGCCAGCGCGAACTGCTGGCGGAGAGCCGCGAGGGCGACGCGGGCGCCGCCGAGGCCCGCGAGGCGATCATGGAGGAGCTAGACGAGCTGGAGGAGGAGATCGACGAGTACGAGGCCGCCAACGTCTGCGAGCACTACCGCAACAACCTCACCCGCGACACCGAGGAGTTCTTCGGCTGGCTCTTCGAGGACGTCCGGACCCCCGACGACGTGTACGAGTACGCCGACGAGCGCGAGCTGTGCGGCTACGAGCTGTTGAAGGAGGGGATGGAGGGCGTCGATCTGGTGGTCTGTAACTACCACCACCTGCTCGACCCGAACATCCGCGAGCAGTTCTTCCGGTGGATCGACCGCGACCCGAGCGAGATAATCACCGTCTTCGACGAGGCGCACAACATCGAGGACGCCGCGCGCGACCACGCCACCCGGACGCTGACCGAGAACACGCTCGACGCCGCGCTCGACGAGCTGGCCGACAGCGACGACTCCCGCGCGGCGCCCGCCGAGAACGTCATCCGGGCGTTCCGCGACGCCTTGGTCGAGACGTACGAGGACGCGCTCGGGTTCGGCGGGGTCGACGAGAACTGGGAGGACCTCTCGGTCGCCAACGACGACCGCCGCGACGACCTCACGCTTGCGTTCCTCCGCAACTACGAGGGGAACGGCATCGACGCCGAGACCGAGCTCGCCGTACAGCTCGGGCAGGCGATAGACGAGGAGTACGAGCGCCGCTACCGCGACGGGGAGGCGACGACCCGGTCGGAGTCGCAGACGCTCGCGGCCGCCCGGTTCGTCGCGACGTGGATGGACGAGGGCGCGGAGTTCGGCCAGTACCCGGTGGTCTCCGTCCGACGCGACGCCGGCACCGACGAGGTGTACGGTCGCGCGGAGCTGTACACCTGTATTCCGCGGAGCGTCACGAGCGAACTGTTCGACGAGGTGGCCGCCTCCGTCCTGATGAGCGCGACGCTGCGCCCGTTCGACGTGACCGAGGACGTGCTGGGGCTCGAAGACGTCGCGTCGATGGCCTACGGGATGGGCTACCCCGAGGAGAACCGCCGGACCTTCGCGGCCGACGTCCCGCCGCTCTTCGCCTCCGACCGCAACGACCCGGAGACCCAGGAGGCGGTGTCGTCGCTGCTGCGCGACGCGATCCGGTTCACGCCCGGCAACACGCTCGCCTTCTTCCCGTCGTACGCGGAGGCGGAGCGCTACCACGAGCGGCTCACCGGCGCGAGCGGGGGAAGCGGGCCGAGCGGTGGTGGCGACGCGAGACGCGAGCCGGGCGGGGGCGACGACGCCGACCTCGGTCCGATCTACCTCGACGGCCCGGGCGAAGACGAGGAGCGGCTCCGCAGCGAGTTTGTCGAGAGCGACGGCGCCGCCCTGTTCACCTCCTTGTGGGGGACGCTCGGAGAGGGGGTGAGCTTCGACGGCGACGACGCCCGCACGGTCGTCGTCGTGGGCGTCCCGTACCCGCACCTCTCGGACCGCACCGAGGCGGTTCAGGACGCGTACGACCGGGCGTTCGCTGACCGCGACGGGTCCCGCGACCCGGGGTGGATGTACGCCGTCGAGATCCCGACGATCCGCAAGACGCGGCAGGCGCTCGGGCGGGTGATACGCGGCCCCGACGACTTCGGCGTCCGGATCCTCGCGGACCGCCGCTACACGACCGCCGACATGGGGAAGTACTCGGTCCGTTCCGCGTTCCCGCCGGAGGAGCGCGAGGAACTGCTCGACGTCGACCCCGAGAAGCTGAAGTTCGCGACCCTGAACTTCTATCAGGACCACGACGCGTACGACGGGCCGCCGCCGTCGCCGTGA
- a CDS encoding amino acid-binding protein, which produces MFDEILEKFEGSPSQQAVIRLFLERGFSVNEEGRVVSGGIEIPYTGIARELDVDRRVVDSTTDAILDDPELKRIFTNISSVPSLMDLAPVLDLTVLTIEVAAADEAGIVAEVTEILADRGVSIRQVLSEDPEFTDDPKLYVITDAELSGDLLVEIRDLDYVRRVGF; this is translated from the coding sequence ATGTTCGACGAGATCCTCGAGAAGTTCGAGGGGTCACCCAGCCAGCAGGCCGTCATCCGACTGTTCTTGGAACGCGGGTTCTCCGTCAACGAGGAGGGGCGGGTCGTCTCCGGCGGGATCGAGATCCCGTACACCGGCATCGCGCGCGAGCTCGACGTCGACCGGCGGGTGGTCGACTCGACGACCGACGCGATCCTCGACGACCCCGAGCTGAAGCGCATCTTCACCAACATCTCGTCGGTCCCGAGCCTGATGGACCTCGCGCCGGTGTTGGACCTCACGGTGCTCACCATCGAGGTCGCGGCCGCCGACGAGGCCGGGATCGTCGCCGAGGTGACCGAAATCTTGGCCGACCGCGGCGTCTCGATCCGGCAGGTGTTGAGCGAGGACCCCGAGTTCACCGACGACCCGAAGCTGTACGTGATCACCGACGCCGAGCTGTCGGGCGATCTCCTCGTGGAGATCCGCGACCTCGACTACGTCCGCCGCGTCGGCTTCTGA
- the radA gene encoding DNA repair and recombination protein RadA — MPEDELEDLPGVGPATADKLVDNGFESYQSIAVASPGEMSNTADIGESSASDIINAAREAADVGGFETGATVLERRQEIGKLSWQIDEVDDLLGGGIETQSITEVYGEFGSGKSQVTHQMAVNVQLSKENGGLEGGCIFVDSEDTFRPERIDDMVRGLDDEILADEMERREIEGTPSDEEALEDLVDAFLDQIHVAKAFNSNHQILLAEKAKELAGEHEETEWPIRIVCVDSLTAHFRAEYVGRGELAERQQKLNKHLHDLMRLGDLYNTAILVTNQVASNPDSYFGDPTQAIGGNILGHASTFRIYLRKSKGDKRIVRLVDAPNLADGEAVMRVQNEGLKPE; from the coding sequence ATGCCTGAAGACGAACTCGAAGATCTCCCCGGCGTCGGCCCGGCGACCGCGGACAAGCTCGTCGACAACGGATTCGAGAGCTACCAATCGATCGCGGTCGCGAGCCCCGGCGAGATGTCGAACACCGCCGACATCGGCGAGTCGTCCGCCAGCGACATCATCAACGCCGCCCGCGAGGCCGCCGACGTCGGCGGCTTCGAGACGGGCGCGACCGTGCTCGAACGCCGTCAGGAGATCGGCAAGCTCTCCTGGCAGATCGACGAGGTCGACGACCTGCTCGGCGGCGGCATCGAGACTCAGTCGATCACGGAAGTGTACGGCGAGTTCGGCTCCGGCAAGTCGCAGGTCACCCACCAGATGGCCGTCAACGTCCAGCTCTCGAAGGAGAACGGGGGGCTGGAGGGCGGCTGTATCTTCGTCGACTCCGAGGACACGTTCCGGCCGGAGCGGATCGACGACATGGTCCGCGGGCTGGACGACGAGATCCTCGCGGACGAGATGGAGCGCCGCGAGATCGAGGGCACGCCGAGCGACGAGGAGGCCTTGGAGGACCTCGTCGACGCCTTCTTAGACCAGATTCACGTCGCGAAGGCGTTCAACTCCAACCACCAGATCCTGCTCGCGGAGAAGGCGAAGGAGCTGGCGGGCGAACACGAGGAGACGGAGTGGCCGATCCGGATCGTCTGCGTCGACTCGCTCACCGCGCACTTCCGCGCGGAGTACGTCGGTCGGGGCGAGCTCGCGGAGCGACAGCAGAAGCTCAACAAACACCTCCACGACCTGATGCGGCTCGGGGACCTGTACAACACCGCCATCCTCGTCACGAATCAGGTGGCGTCGAACCCGGACTCCTACTTCGGTGACCCGACGCAGGCGATCGGCGGCAACATCCTCGGCCACGCCTCCACGTTCCGGATCTACCTCCGGAAGTCGAAGGGCGACAAGCGGATCGTCCGGCTCGTCGACGCGCCGAACCTCGCGGACGGCGAGGCCGTGATGCGCGTCCAGAACGAGGGTCTAAAGCCCGAATAA